The nucleotide sequence AATTTAGCTTCTCAGCTGAAGAACAATATAAATTCCTCAAATATAATTCTGCAGGAGTGGAGGAAGAAATTTCTATTGCAAATTTAGAACAATATTTACCATCAAATGTTTTAATGGTTTATAGTGGAGATGATGTCAAATTATTTGAGCAATATTATAAACCATTTACTACAAAATTTAAAAAAATTGTAAAAGATGGTCAAGAAATACCAACTTTACCAAAAATGTTATATGTTGATAAATTTTTCTGGACTATTGCTTTATTATCTCTTTTAAAATCTGAATTAAATGATAATAAAGAGTTTTGTAAAAAAATTCTCAAAAATGACTTATTACAAAACATCCAAATTTTTTTTGAATTTGATCAATCATTGGTAAAAAAACAGCTTTCTTTTTTAAATATATTATCACAAGAAAAAGATGAATTGCATTATACACTTGAATCATTTAAAGAGCTAGATTATTTACCTCATGAAAAAGATTTATTTGTTCATTTTGCTGGTATGGTTGGGCAAAGAAAACTAATTAAGAAACTAAAAATAAACAATAATGGTATAGATACTATTCATTTGAGCGAGGGAGAAAAAAAACAGATATTAATAAGAGTTGCATTGGAAATACTAGCGGATGAAGATTCCTTGATATTATTGGATGAAGCAGATGCATTTATCCATGTTTCAAATAAGTTACAATTAAAAAATTTACTTAAACAATATACAAATAGAGAAAGTATTTTAACAACTCATTCACCAACACTTACACATTCATTTGAAGATAAGCATATAATGATGCTCAATAATGGGCAAATTGAAGATAAACAAAAACAAGAGATATTCTCACATATTACTGATGGAATTTGGAATTATCAAGAACAATCAGTATTTTTGTCTTCGACAAAAAATATTATTTTACTTGTTGAAGGGAAACATGATAAAGTACATATTGAAGAAGCATTCAAAAGATTAAAAAATGATTATCAAGATTTAGAATTTGATATTTTTCAAATGAACGGTGAAGCAAATATAAAACATATGATTTTAGGACTAGCAAATAACGGTGTTGATTTTGAAACAAAAAAGATTATTGCAATTTTTGATAATGATAAAGCAGGTATAAAATCATTTGGAGAAAATTTCAAAAAAATAGAAGGTAAAACTTATAAAAAGTTAATAGACAATGATGGAAATCTATCTAGTATATTTTTTGGTTTTCTTTTACCTAAAAAAATTTCGTGTAACTATGATTTTACTATTGAAAATATGTATGATGGTGGAAAATATAAAGATGCTCTCAAAAAAGCTTTTGAAAATCGTACTGATGATAGTTTTTTTAATGATTTTGTTGATGATATATCAAAACAAATAAAAGAAGATGCAAAAAATTTATTAGCAGATAATTGCAAAAGTTTTGAAGATGTTGATTTTGCACATTTTAAAGAACTTTTTAAATTAATAAAAGAAGTAAAGAATGATAGTAACAACCAAACAAATAGTTAAAAAGTTACCGACAAATTTAAAGTTATTGAGTATTTTAAATGAAGCAATAACAAATAGTATTCAAGCAAATGCAACAGAAATTGAAATTTATTTTTATACTTTACCTATTGACTTATTTGGAAATACTAGAAAAGTTAAAAGTATATCAATAATTGATAATGGAGATGGATTTACAGATAAAAATATAGATTCATTCAATCATTATATGAGTGAATATAAACAAGCTTTAGGATGCAAAGGTATAGGAAGATTTACATATTTAACTATTTGTGAAAAAGTAGAATTTGAAAGCTATAACAACAATAAAAATATCAAATTTAATTTTAATTTAGAAACAGAAGAGATAAAACCAACTGTAATTGAAAATGAAACATTAGTTAAAAAAACAAAATTAAAATATATAAACATTGAAAATAGAGAAGTATCATCAGAATTAAGTGTTGAAGCAAAAGAGATAATTAATCATTTTTTATCAATATTTAAATTTATGGTTGATGAAAATAAAAATGTTTTGATTAAATTGTATATTGATGATGTTTTAAAAGAAAGTATTGAAGCAAAAGAACATGGTTCAAATTTCATTGATGAAGAATTTACAATAAAAGTAAGAGATATAGAAGAAACTTTTAAAGTATCTTATAAACAAAAAGGTTCTTCAATAAAAGGTTTTTATTGTGCTGATAAAAGAAGTGTAAAACAAGATGGACTGGATGTAAATTTTAGAACATCAAAAGATAAAGGATTACTATTTTTTGTTACTTCAACTTTTTTTGATAGAACAGTAAATGATGAAAGAACAGATTTTAATATAAAAGATAATGATAAAAACTTATTTTCATTGGATTGGGATACTCTCAATAGAAAATTATTTTCAAAAATTAATAGCATTTGTAAAACATTAGGTATTGATATTGAAGAGATAAATAATAAGAATAAAAAAGAGAGTTTAAATTCAGCTCCATATTTGGCTCCATATATTCAAAAGAGTCAAAATATGGCAACTAGTGCAGAGATAATCAAAGAAGCAAAAGAGCTATTTAATGCAGATAAAGAGTATATAAGAAATCTAAGAAATAAAAGAAATCCTGATTATGAAGAAAGATTATATACAAGTAATCAGGCAGAATTAGCAGAATATATTTTTGATAGAGAAAAAATCATACTTGATATAAAAAAAGATTTAGAGGATGTTAATAATAAAACGAATGAAACTATCATTCATAATAAAATTATGAAAACAAAAACATCAAATGAAAACTATACTTCATATAAAGATAATAACCTTTGGTTATTTGATGAAAGATTTATGATATATAACTATGCTTATAGTGATAAAACAATTAATGAAATTTTAGATTTAAAAGATACTGACAAAAAGGTAAGACCAGATATTTGTATTTTTACAAAAAGTAAAAATGACACAAAAGAGATAATTTTAATAGAGTTAAAAGGTAGTGATGCAACAGGTGAAAAAAATGCTGGTGGACTAAATGAACTTAATAAATATACAAGAAAAATAAAAAACTATTTTGAAAAAAATGGAGAAGAAGTTTTAATTTGGTCATACTTAATAACATCTCTGAATCTAGAAACAAAACAAGAGATAGAAGATTTCCCAGGTATGAAAAAAACATATACTACAAAAGGTCAAATGTATTATTTATATAATGAAAATTTAAATGCAATAACTCATATTTTGACTTTAGAAACAATGATTGAAGATGCAATGAGTAGAAACCAATTATTTTTGGATATTTTGAGAGGAAATTATAGTGGAGAAAATTAATGTCAATACCAACACATGATGAAATTAGAGTACCAGCACTTAAACTTTTAAAAGAAAAAGGAATATTAAAGTTAAAAGAGTTTGAAGCACCACTTGCAAAAGAGTTTAATTTGACAAATGAAGAATTAATAGAAATGTATGCAAGTGGAAATGGTCCAGTATTTTATGATAGAGTATCTTGGGCATTAAGTTATTTAAATATGAGTGGGTTAGTGAATAAACCAAGAAGAGGACATTATCAAGTTACAGAAGAAGGTATTAAGATGCTTTCTTCACCTGAACAAGTTAATGAATATATAGCCCAAAAAATTCAAAATAGAAACCGTGAGAAAATTGAAAGTACTCAAAATAATACACTTGAACAAACACTTTTTACAAGTGATGTTATAAATGAACTTACTCCATCAGAAACTATTGAAATATCGTTCCAAAAAATAAAATCAAAAATCTATAATGAGATAATTGATACTATAAATAGTAAAACACCAAGAGAATTTGAAAAGCTTGTTGTAGCATTATTACAAAAAATGGGATATGGTGGTGAAATTCATAATTCTGGGGAAGTTACACAATATTCAAATGATAATGGAATAGATGGTATTATAAAAGAAGATGTATTGGGATTTGGAAGAATTTATATTCAAGCTAAAAGATATCAAAGAGATAATAAAATTGGTGAACCAGCATTAAGAGATTTTTATGGTGCATTGGGCGCAACTAATTCAAAAAAAGGTGTATTTATTACTACATCAAGTTTTCAAAAAAATGCTAAGGAATATGTAAATAGATTAAATGGAGCAACTATTATTTTAATTGATGGTGAAGAATTAGCTAAATACATTTATGATTATTCTCTTGGTATGCAAACAGAACAAATAATAGAAATCAAAAAATTAGATAGTGATTTTTGGGATATTATGGAAGATAATATTTAATAAGTAGGTTTTAAAATGGCTAGATATATGTTTACAAATTCTATTATATATACTAAAGAAGAATTAGATATTAATATTAGTATATATGATAGATTTCTAAAATTTAAAGATATTTTTTTTAGAGATGGAAAATCTATTTTTGATTCAAGTATTAAACTTTTTGACAACAATGAAGTATTTGAAGAGTTTGAAAAAAGGATAATAAAGAATTATGATAGTTCAAAGAAAAATAGTGTTGAAAAATATACATTACAATTAAAAAATTCAAGTAAGAAATTTAGACATTTTTTTTCAAATTTAATATATCTTTATAATTTACCGATTCATGAAACATATAAAGAAACAAAAATAAATGAAATATTGACTTATTTAGACTATTCAATTGATAAAAGTTCAATAAATAAATTATTTATAGAGGATGGTATAGCAAGTTATGGGGGTTTAAAGCGTTCAAAGTATTATGATATTAATTTTTTATATTTTTTCACAAAAAAATATAAAGATAATCTTTTAATTAATCCTAATGAGCTGATAAATACGCTTAACCTTTATGAATTAATGTCTCCTTTAACAAATGAAAAAATTGATAACAGAAATTTATTACCTTCTAGACATATGCTAAATTATCTATTTAATCCAGATGTTTATGAACCTATTGTTAATACATCATGTAAAGAAAATATAGTTAAATATTATTTAGGAAAAGTAAATAAAAATACTATTGATGAAGATATATTATCTATAAGGAAAAATAAAACAGGTTTTGAAGTAAGTTTGTTTGATATTTGTAAAAAATCTGGAATGAGTAAAACAGCTTATGTAGTTAACTTAGATTTTAAACAGAAAAAAGATGATTTCAAAGTTTCTTTATCTTCTAAGAATTATAAAGAAGATGATTTAGTAGATAAGTATAAGAGACAAATTGAAAATGGATTAAATGCTGAATTACTAGTTTATAATGACATAATTAAAGAAGTTGATAAAAAAGTTTTGCTTAATCAATTAATTAAATTAATAAGTTTTAATAAAATTGAAGAAATTAGCGATAAATTAGAACGATTAATTCATTACTCAAAGAACTTTGATAAATATGCTCCTTTTGATTTAATTTCTACTCAAGGTCAAGAGTTAGTATATATTGAAGTTAAAAGCACCATAGGGAATGAAATATATTTTTCAAAATCTGAATTAGAATTTGCTTATGAGCATATTGAGAATTATTTGGTGAAAGTTGTTAAAGATGGTGAAATATATGATTTCTCATTATATGAAGTAATTTGTGAATATTTTGAATTAAAAGAAAAAATAAATTTATGTTCAATAGATACAATCAAGGTTAAAATAGGTTTTAATCAGGAAAATTAATTCTTCCGTCAGGATACCAAAGATTCACCACAATTCCATTGGCGACTTGTTCGCGTGGTGAGTCTGCGGAGTGGAGTAAATATAAAAGAAAGTTGACTAAATGTCAAGTTTTTTTAGATTTATGCAACGGAGGGGCGCGTCTGGTGCCTAAAAATAGCGTAAGATTTGAAAAATCTAAGCGTAAATTTTTAGTGTCTACCGACCCCAATAATTTAAATTATTCAGTTTAGATAGCTAGTTGCCTGGGGAGGCAAGTCGTAGATAAACTTGATAATGTCTGAGTTTTGTTTAAAATAAAATGTTAACACTTTGATGTGTTAATTTTTTAGTTTAAATAAACACGCAGGGAATTATTGGGGTCGGGAGTTCCACTCCTGACGCGCCCTAAGGTAAGAAAGGCGATGAATAGAGCTTTTATTACCGCTATCATATATTTAAAAGTATGTTTACTGGTTTAACATACTTTTAAATAAGGTATTAAATAGGACTTTCAAATAAACTTGCCTCTTGTGCAAGTGGTTTGATTTGTCCTAGCTCATTTATATTTTTTATAAGTTCATCTATACTTATAAAATACAACTTTTGCCATTTGGGCATAATAGATGCAAATGATTTTATTTTAGTTTTACTATCTAAAATATAAATTATTGCATCGGGATTGTCTTTTGCTACATCTTGCATAAGCTTAGTATATCTAGGAGCAGATTTTTTACTAAGCTCTATTTCTATATTTATTTTATTTCCATTACTATTGGTAAAAATAAAATCGGGTATATGATTTAATTTATCTTGGTGTGTTGATACTGTTGTTCTTTCAACTGAACCTATTTTTGAGAGATGAAATTGTGTTATTTGCTCTATGATGTTATGTTGAATAGTAGTTCTATTTAACTTAACATTTTTTACTTTTATTTCAAATTCATCTTCTAGCATTGCTTTTGTATCAGCTGTTAAAACTATTGCTCGTCTTGGTTTCATAAGATTTGTATTCCAATATGAAATAAGGTTTTGTTTTGCAAGGGAATTAATTCTATTACGTGCTACTTGTTCATTTGTAAAAAAGGTTTTTGCTAATACTTCTATATAAGTTTTTCCATAGCTATTTATAAATTTGAATATTTCTATATCTCTATTTGTAATCATATTTAAGCCTTTTAAAGAACAAGTTCTTTTTCATCTTGATTTTGTGTATCAAGTGAAATTTCTTGTTTTAATTCAACTTTAAATGCTTTGGAAAGAGAAAGTTTTTTAATATCTACTTCTTTACTATTTAGATTATCCCAATTAAATTTTTGTTTTACTGGTATTGGTGAAGTCTGAAATATTTTTATCTCATTTAGATTCTCTTCGATTAAAACTGCAACTTTTGCTCTGGGTAATGCTCTAAGTCTTGTAATATTCATGTGAGCTTCTTGCTGTTGTCTAATTGTAGTTTCATTACCCTTTTTACTCTTTTGAGTAACAAGTTCTAATCCGCTTAAAAGCTCAATATATTTTAGAGTTTTATCATCGCTAGATTTATAATAGATTTTTGTTTGACAATTATCTTTTATTGATACTCTCAAGTTTTCATCTTTCATTTGAGCTTCACTTTGATAAGCTAATATAAAATTAACTCCAAATCCTGCAACAGTTGAAAGACCTGCTGATAGAATTTGAGTCGGATAAAAACTAAGCTCATCTAGTATTGCCAAACAGTTTGTATCTTTTTTATATTTTTTTGAATATTGAATAATATCAGTAATAACAAGCTTTAAAAACTTTAAAGCTGTTTCATCTAACATATCAGATTTTATATATAAAACTTTACCTTTTGTAAGAGAGTCTAAAATATGATAATTATTATAAATACTTACATTTTCAAACTCAGAGATTGAAAATTGTAATGATTCTAGTATTGATAAATTTGAATAGTTTATTTCAATACTTGAAAACAAATCAGGGTTAAAATATCTCTTTGATAATGAAGCTAATTTATCAAAGTTTGGTTTGTTTTTTTCTAGCTCTTTTTGAAACTCATTGTTTGAAATTAAATCGCAGATTATATATTTTAGAAATATTGATAAGTTTTGTAAAGTTAAATCAAATTCTATTTCTAATAAAATTTTAGAGTTAAAAAAAAGATACATTACTTTTGCTAGTAATATTCTTTCGCTCTTTTTATAGAAACTTGCTCCCAATTCTGCATCATTTTCAATCAAATTTAGCATTACAGTCATCTTTTTTGTGGCTTCTTCAACTGTATCAAGTTCACAAAAAACTGTATATCCAAAATCATTTCTCCAATTTATAATCTGTAAATCTTGAGTTCTGTTTTGTCTTTGTAATTCTTCTAAAATCACTTGAGCTAAAAAATCATCTTCTT is from Arcobacter lacus and encodes:
- a CDS encoding ATP-dependent nuclease encodes the protein MKLRYLKVKGFKNLTGNDSLFNLDFTNKDRITVLIGNNGSGKSNVLEVISAIFSDLYNLSNNRKKIDFDFTIEYEINNHHVQFSFSAEEQYKFLKYNSAGVEEEISIANLEQYLPSNVLMVYSGDDVKLFEQYYKPFTTKFKKIVKDGQEIPTLPKMLYVDKFFWTIALLSLLKSELNDNKEFCKKILKNDLLQNIQIFFEFDQSLVKKQLSFLNILSQEKDELHYTLESFKELDYLPHEKDLFVHFAGMVGQRKLIKKLKINNNGIDTIHLSEGEKKQILIRVALEILADEDSLILLDEADAFIHVSNKLQLKNLLKQYTNRESILTTHSPTLTHSFEDKHIMMLNNGQIEDKQKQEIFSHITDGIWNYQEQSVFLSSTKNIILLVEGKHDKVHIEEAFKRLKNDYQDLEFDIFQMNGEANIKHMILGLANNGVDFETKKIIAIFDNDKAGIKSFGENFKKIEGKTYKKLIDNDGNLSSIFFGFLLPKKISCNYDFTIENMYDGGKYKDALKKAFENRTDDSFFNDFVDDISKQIKEDAKNLLADNCKSFEDVDFAHFKELFKLIKEVKNDSNNQTNS
- a CDS encoding ATP-binding protein — translated: MIVTTKQIVKKLPTNLKLLSILNEAITNSIQANATEIEIYFYTLPIDLFGNTRKVKSISIIDNGDGFTDKNIDSFNHYMSEYKQALGCKGIGRFTYLTICEKVEFESYNNNKNIKFNFNLETEEIKPTVIENETLVKKTKLKYINIENREVSSELSVEAKEIINHFLSIFKFMVDENKNVLIKLYIDDVLKESIEAKEHGSNFIDEEFTIKVRDIEETFKVSYKQKGSSIKGFYCADKRSVKQDGLDVNFRTSKDKGLLFFVTSTFFDRTVNDERTDFNIKDNDKNLFSLDWDTLNRKLFSKINSICKTLGIDIEEINNKNKKESLNSAPYLAPYIQKSQNMATSAEIIKEAKELFNADKEYIRNLRNKRNPDYEERLYTSNQAELAEYIFDREKIILDIKKDLEDVNNKTNETIIHNKIMKTKTSNENYTSYKDNNLWLFDERFMIYNYAYSDKTINEILDLKDTDKKVRPDICIFTKSKNDTKEIILIELKGSDATGEKNAGGLNELNKYTRKIKNYFEKNGEEVLIWSYLITSLNLETKQEIEDFPGMKKTYTTKGQMYYLYNENLNAITHILTLETMIEDAMSRNQLFLDILRGNYSGEN
- a CDS encoding restriction endonuclease; the encoded protein is MSIPTHDEIRVPALKLLKEKGILKLKEFEAPLAKEFNLTNEELIEMYASGNGPVFYDRVSWALSYLNMSGLVNKPRRGHYQVTEEGIKMLSSPEQVNEYIAQKIQNRNREKIESTQNNTLEQTLFTSDVINELTPSETIEISFQKIKSKIYNEIIDTINSKTPREFEKLVVALLQKMGYGGEIHNSGEVTQYSNDNGIDGIIKEDVLGFGRIYIQAKRYQRDNKIGEPALRDFYGALGATNSKKGVFITTSSFQKNAKEYVNRLNGATIILIDGEELAKYIYDYSLGMQTEQIIEIKKLDSDFWDIMEDNI
- a CDS encoding protein NO VEIN domain-containing protein; its protein translation is MARYMFTNSIIYTKEELDINISIYDRFLKFKDIFFRDGKSIFDSSIKLFDNNEVFEEFEKRIIKNYDSSKKNSVEKYTLQLKNSSKKFRHFFSNLIYLYNLPIHETYKETKINEILTYLDYSIDKSSINKLFIEDGIASYGGLKRSKYYDINFLYFFTKKYKDNLLINPNELINTLNLYELMSPLTNEKIDNRNLLPSRHMLNYLFNPDVYEPIVNTSCKENIVKYYLGKVNKNTIDEDILSIRKNKTGFEVSLFDICKKSGMSKTAYVVNLDFKQKKDDFKVSLSSKNYKEDDLVDKYKRQIENGLNAELLVYNDIIKEVDKKVLLNQLIKLISFNKIEEISDKLERLIHYSKNFDKYAPFDLISTQGQELVYIEVKSTIGNEIYFSKSELEFAYEHIENYLVKVVKDGEIYDFSLYEVICEYFELKEKINLCSIDTIKVKIGFNQEN
- a CDS encoding type IV secretory system conjugative DNA transfer family protein, coding for MLFKKQEKETSVSQDQNAQSSALGRGITSISSAKNELFHQPISFNPLDFIKPDKYFLGIEHQTQQALYNDESIHTQIVAPTRSGKGIFIGVKVVEALRKNKGVIIIDPKEDDFLAQVILEELQRQNRTQDLQIINWRNDFGYTVFCELDTVEEATKKMTVMLNLIENDAELGASFYKKSERILLAKVMYLFFNSKILLEIEFDLTLQNLSIFLKYIICDLISNNEFQKELEKNKPNFDKLASLSKRYFNPDLFSSIEINYSNLSILESLQFSISEFENVSIYNNYHILDSLTKGKVLYIKSDMLDETALKFLKLVITDIIQYSKKYKKDTNCLAILDELSFYPTQILSAGLSTVAGFGVNFILAYQSEAQMKDENLRVSIKDNCQTKIYYKSSDDKTLKYIELLSGLELVTQKSKKGNETTIRQQQEAHMNITRLRALPRAKVAVLIEENLNEIKIFQTSPIPVKQKFNWDNLNSKEVDIKKLSLSKAFKVELKQEISLDTQNQDEKELVL